A section of the Elizabethkingia anophelis R26 genome encodes:
- a CDS encoding malate dehydrogenase, whose protein sequence is MKVTVVGAGAVGASCAEYIAMKNFAAEVVLVDIKEGFAEGKAMDLMQTASLNGFDTKITGTTNDYTKTAGSKVAVITSGIPRKPGMTREELIGINAGIVKEVAQNILKHSPEAIIIVVSNPMDTMAYLVHKVTGLPKNRIIGMGGALDSARFKYRLAEALECPISDVDGMVIAAHSDTGMLPLTRMATRNGVPVTAFLNEEKIQYVTEETKVGGATLTKLLGTSAWYAPGAAVSVMVQSILNDQKKMIPCSVLLEGEYGQQDICLGVPCIIGKDGIESIVALDLNDAEKEKFQTAAAAVRDVNGDLKL, encoded by the coding sequence ATGAAAGTAACCGTAGTTGGAGCAGGAGCTGTTGGAGCAAGCTGTGCAGAATATATAGCCATGAAAAATTTTGCTGCCGAAGTAGTTTTGGTAGACATTAAAGAAGGATTTGCAGAAGGAAAGGCTATGGACCTTATGCAGACAGCTTCCCTGAATGGTTTCGATACCAAAATTACAGGAACAACAAACGATTATACAAAAACAGCAGGTTCTAAAGTAGCTGTTATAACCTCCGGTATTCCAAGAAAGCCGGGAATGACCCGTGAAGAGCTTATCGGGATCAATGCAGGTATTGTAAAAGAAGTTGCACAAAATATATTAAAACATTCGCCAGAAGCTATCATCATTGTGGTAAGTAACCCTATGGATACAATGGCATATCTGGTACATAAAGTAACAGGCTTACCAAAAAATAGAATTATTGGTATGGGAGGAGCTCTGGATAGCGCTCGTTTCAAATACAGACTGGCAGAAGCATTGGAATGTCCGATTTCGGATGTTGACGGAATGGTTATCGCTGCACACAGCGATACAGGAATGCTTCCTTTAACGCGTATGGCTACAAGAAACGGAGTTCCGGTAACAGCATTTCTAAATGAAGAAAAGATACAGTATGTTACTGAAGAAACAAAAGTTGGTGGTGCTACCCTTACTAAATTGTTAGGAACTTCAGCATGGTATGCTCCAGGAGCAGCCGTATCGGTAATGGTACAGTCAATTTTGAATGATCAGAAAAAAATGATTCCATGTTCTGTTCTTTTGGAAGGAGAGTATGGACAACAGGATATCTGTTTAGGTGTTCCGTGTATTATTGGTAAAGACGGAATCGAAAGTATTGTAGCTTTAGACCTTAATGATGCTGAGAAAGAAAAATTCCAGACAGCTGCGGCAGCGGTGAGAGATGTAAACGGAGACCTGAAATTGTAA
- a CDS encoding RNA polymerase sigma factor: MRILSKHKEDLVSLLKKHDPVAQRSFYEQQSPKLLSVSRTYIKDIYHAEDCLIKAFCKIFKNIESFRNDGSINAWARRIVVNECLSFLKSQKTIFYLDENQIADTAEDYDEVNIYEDFNVQELLDQLPENYRLVFNLYVLESYPHQEIAEMLHISVSTSKTQLFRAKAKLKEIFIQQKLIRNEIR; encoded by the coding sequence GTGAGAATATTATCTAAACATAAAGAAGACCTCGTATCGCTACTAAAAAAGCACGATCCCGTAGCACAGCGAAGCTTTTATGAGCAACAGTCTCCAAAACTGCTGAGTGTAAGCCGTACTTACATAAAGGACATTTACCACGCCGAAGATTGCCTGATAAAAGCTTTCTGCAAAATTTTTAAAAATATTGAAAGTTTCAGAAACGACGGAAGTATTAATGCCTGGGCACGGCGCATTGTTGTAAACGAATGTCTCAGTTTTTTAAAATCACAAAAAACGATTTTTTATCTGGATGAAAACCAGATAGCGGATACAGCAGAAGATTATGATGAAGTTAATATCTACGAAGATTTCAACGTACAGGAACTATTAGATCAGTTACCTGAAAATTACAGACTGGTTTTTAATCTCTATGTTCTGGAAAGTTATCCACATCAGGAGATCGCAGAAATGCTACACATATCTGTATCTACAAGCAAGACACAGCTTTTCCGTGCAAAAGCAAAACTGAAAGAAATATTTATACAACAAAAATTAATTAGAAATGAAATCCGATAA
- a CDS encoding nucleoid-associated protein has translation MNEDNIRRLEHISVHYVRNKMNGEGMVLSESELELDPDMTILLKDFFLTPFKSDVYYQFYDEDALENNAVFSIASKIFEKPEFCHEESKNLAEHLHNKTLHSNIKDGEFYITYFRDYVVEGKIVDAIGLFKTENKETFLKVLPEDEGFQIQKDQGINLRKLDKGCLIFNTEQEEGYMVSVIDTTKAGVEARYWVDDFLQLQQRKDEYFNTEHTLSMYKSYVTEQLPQEYEVSRVDQADYLNKSINFFKDKEEFEIEEFKKQVLVHPEVIESFDEYKKQFEEERDIKLEDNFTIATGAVKKQQRHFKSVIKLDKNFHIYVHGDRQKLETGEDDKGKYYRLYFEEEQ, from the coding sequence GAAGGGATGGTGCTGTCGGAAAGCGAGTTGGAACTGGATCCTGATATGACAATTTTGCTGAAAGATTTTTTCCTTACGCCATTTAAGTCGGATGTATATTACCAATTTTATGATGAAGATGCATTGGAGAATAATGCAGTGTTTTCAATAGCCAGTAAAATTTTCGAAAAACCAGAGTTTTGCCATGAGGAATCCAAAAATCTGGCAGAACATCTTCATAATAAAACCCTGCATAGTAATATTAAAGATGGTGAGTTTTATATAACTTATTTCAGAGACTATGTTGTAGAAGGTAAAATTGTAGATGCTATTGGTCTGTTTAAAACAGAAAATAAAGAGACTTTCCTGAAGGTACTTCCTGAAGATGAAGGTTTCCAGATTCAGAAAGATCAGGGGATTAACCTGAGAAAACTGGATAAAGGTTGTCTTATTTTCAATACTGAACAGGAGGAAGGCTACATGGTTTCCGTAATCGATACGACTAAAGCTGGTGTCGAAGCGCGCTATTGGGTAGATGATTTTTTACAGCTTCAGCAGCGTAAAGACGAGTATTTCAATACTGAGCATACACTGTCTATGTACAAAAGTTATGTTACAGAACAATTACCACAGGAATATGAGGTAAGTAGAGTAGATCAGGCCGATTATCTGAATAAATCAATCAACTTCTTTAAAGACAAAGAGGAATTTGAGATTGAAGAGTTTAAAAAACAGGTTTTGGTACATCCGGAAGTTATTGAAAGCTTTGATGAATATAAGAAGCAGTTCGAAGAAGAAAGAGATATTAAACTGGAAGATAATTTTACAATTGCTACCGGAGCAGTAAAGAAGCAACAAAGACATTTTAAAAGTGTGATAAAACTTGATAAGAATTTCCACATCTATGTTCATGGTGATCGCCAGAAACTAGAAACAGGAGAGGACGATAAAGGAAAGTATTACCGTTTGTATTTCGAAGAGGAACAATAA
- a CDS encoding outer membrane beta-barrel protein produces MIKKIIIAGVLCLFSNSYFAQKTFKLNFPSKEDTAVSPIVKENIEQYARQINTIIQEEKIKMENEIKKATQEAEQNGLSNQEIAEQKAKIADSYSEKIDKRINDLGFNVDEIIQKQVKYSLLNTDATSVKDLHQKLMYKFRAERSLTLYLSFGVMGLTNNLPNNDLDNNKTFSNNFEFGIKYNRQFSMTSPWGLVSGLGFSWRTLRLENDKFFAKDANNNIIIAQSERDLQKSKLRTGYIMVPIGLQYNFSPLKNAGEDVRYRSYFKGFKVGAGLYGGIQMSTNNIVKGDGVKYRHREEFNVNPFVYGAQFYISYNKFNFFIKKDFSNYFKDQTFKDDKMIQFGILFDI; encoded by the coding sequence ATGATAAAGAAAATTATTATAGCAGGAGTATTGTGTCTTTTTTCCAATTCTTATTTTGCACAAAAAACTTTTAAGCTGAATTTTCCTTCCAAAGAAGATACTGCTGTAAGCCCTATTGTAAAAGAAAATATCGAACAGTATGCCCGACAGATCAATACCATTATCCAGGAAGAAAAAATAAAAATGGAAAATGAGATAAAGAAGGCAACTCAGGAGGCTGAACAAAATGGTTTATCCAATCAGGAAATAGCTGAACAAAAGGCTAAAATAGCAGATTCATATTCTGAAAAGATTGACAAACGTATTAATGATTTGGGCTTTAATGTTGATGAAATCATTCAAAAACAGGTAAAATATTCCTTGCTTAATACTGATGCCACAAGTGTGAAAGATCTACATCAAAAGCTTATGTATAAGTTCCGTGCCGAGCGAAGCCTAACCTTGTATCTTTCATTTGGTGTAATGGGACTTACTAACAATCTTCCCAACAATGATCTCGATAATAATAAAACCTTCTCCAACAATTTTGAATTTGGTATAAAATACAACCGTCAGTTTAGTATGACCAGTCCATGGGGACTTGTATCGGGATTAGGTTTTTCATGGAGGACATTACGTCTTGAAAATGATAAATTCTTTGCAAAAGATGCCAACAATAATATTATTATAGCACAAAGCGAACGGGATCTTCAGAAAAGTAAATTAAGAACCGGCTACATTATGGTTCCGATTGGCTTGCAGTATAATTTTTCTCCGCTTAAAAACGCAGGTGAAGATGTAAGATACCGAAGCTATTTCAAGGGGTTCAAGGTAGGCGCAGGATTATATGGCGGAATCCAGATGTCTACTAATAACATCGTAAAAGGTGATGGTGTAAAATACCGCCACAGAGAGGAATTCAATGTCAATCCTTTTGTATACGGAGCTCAGTTTTATATTTCCTATAACAAGTTCAATTTCTTTATTAAAAAGGACTTTAGCAACTACTTCAAGGATCAGACTTTCAAGGACGATAAAATGATTCAGTTTGGCATTCTATTTGACATATAG